The following are from one region of the Sandaracinus amylolyticus genome:
- a CDS encoding serine/threonine-protein kinase produces the protein MSRSGSNRGQADARASGVRFGDYELVTRIANGGMGAVWAARAPGPRGLARCVAMKVPHRPSEDAEAILDEAHIARAIDHPHVVRVLDVATDATGNRALVMEFVDGASLRELFEAETVPPRIAMRVVHDALLGLDAAHEARDEQGRLVGIVHCDVSPANVLVRTDGHALLTDFGVARTADRAPRTPPGRVKGKVGYLAPEQIRSQRIDRRTDVYAMGVVLWEMLAGRRLFEGGLAALLREPEREAPPIGTIAPTVIALQATLARALARDPAARFETASELARSIERAAPALGGLATREEVARHVKRVMGERIEGARGVIIAALEQHEDAVTRDVAPMRRERTGAQVRRREDDATRKARPSAVAEMGASGVRRRIRLEEASTELAMVAGDPTLVDSPVALAPIVARARARIALARAVSITRDVVQWVLERIARWR, from the coding sequence ATGTCGCGCTCCGGATCGAACCGAGGCCAGGCGGACGCGCGCGCGAGCGGCGTCAGGTTCGGCGACTACGAGCTGGTCACGCGCATCGCCAACGGGGGCATGGGCGCGGTCTGGGCGGCACGCGCCCCCGGACCACGCGGCCTCGCGCGCTGCGTCGCGATGAAGGTGCCGCATCGGCCCAGCGAGGACGCGGAGGCGATCCTCGACGAGGCGCACATCGCTCGCGCCATCGATCATCCCCACGTGGTGCGCGTGCTCGACGTCGCGACCGATGCGACGGGCAACCGCGCGCTGGTGATGGAGTTCGTCGACGGCGCGTCGCTGCGCGAGCTCTTCGAGGCCGAGACGGTGCCGCCGCGCATCGCGATGCGGGTGGTGCACGACGCGCTGCTCGGGCTCGACGCGGCCCACGAGGCGCGCGACGAGCAGGGGCGCCTCGTCGGGATCGTGCACTGCGACGTCTCGCCCGCGAACGTCCTGGTGCGCACCGACGGGCACGCGCTCCTCACGGACTTCGGCGTGGCGCGCACTGCGGATCGCGCGCCGCGCACGCCGCCGGGACGCGTGAAGGGCAAGGTCGGTTACCTCGCGCCCGAGCAGATCCGGAGCCAGCGGATCGATCGACGCACCGACGTCTACGCGATGGGCGTGGTGCTCTGGGAGATGCTCGCGGGGCGTCGGCTCTTCGAGGGCGGGCTCGCGGCGCTGCTGCGCGAGCCCGAGCGCGAGGCGCCGCCGATCGGCACGATCGCGCCGACCGTGATCGCGCTGCAGGCCACGCTGGCCCGTGCGCTCGCGCGTGATCCCGCGGCGCGCTTCGAGACCGCGAGCGAGCTCGCGCGATCGATCGAGCGCGCGGCCCCGGCGCTCGGTGGGCTCGCGACCCGCGAGGAGGTCGCGCGCCACGTGAAGCGCGTGATGGGCGAGCGCATCGAAGGCGCGCGCGGCGTGATCATCGCGGCGCTCGAGCAGCACGAGGACGCGGTGACGCGCGACGTCGCGCCGATGCGGCGCGAGCGGACCGGCGCGCAGGTGCGGCGTCGAGAGGACGACGCGACGCGCAAGGCGCGCCCTTCCGCCGTGGCGGAGATGGGCGCGAGCGGCGTGCGGCGGCGCATCCGTCTCGAGGAAGCGTCGACCGAGCTCGCGATGGTCGCGGGCGATCCGACGCTCGTCGACTCGCCGGTCGCGCTCGCGCCGATCGTCGCGCGAGCCCGCGCCCGGATCGCGCTCGCGCGGGCCGTCTCGATCACGCGTGACGTCGTGCAGTGGGTGCTCGAGCGGATCGCGCGCTGGCGCTGA